From Mustela erminea isolate mMusErm1 chromosome 1, mMusErm1.Pri, whole genome shotgun sequence, a single genomic window includes:
- the C2CD4C gene encoding C2 calcium-dependent domain-containing protein 4C: MSPCCAAAAAAAAAARAGAAAASPARAPDLRAKTPACPAGPPAASGHRRRADSAELLLTSPLPAPMKKTNLWFLERLRGSGENVPPGSEAGDKTSKGPLYSNVLTPDKIPDFFIPPKLPAGPTEPEGPAELGPTSSEQSLASGTPRRAPRSPRLPAKLAAESKSLLKAATRHVIQIESAEDWPPEEAATNADPQAQGAMSLPSVPKAQTSYGFATLAESPHTRRKESLFHSEHGALAQVGSPGAGRRRGGAKANGGDGVPREAGGALMSPSRYFSGGESDTGSSAESSPFGSPLLSRSVSLLRGFAQDSQAKVSQLKHSAGLPGSLSAEDSAPDTSPRARRRLARRPTPEPGPEPGQAPRAEHAVPMGPRGSVRLLAEYEAAQARLRVRLLAAEGLYDHLCDARSINCCVGLCLVPGKLQKQRSTIIKNSHHPVFNEDFFFDGLGPASVRKLALRIKVVNKGGSLKRDALLGEKELPLTSLLPFL, from the exons ATGAGTCCCTgctgcgccgccgccgccgccgccgccgccgccgcccgtgCTGGAGCTGCGGCCGCGTCCCCCGCGCGGGCCCCGGACCTTCGCGCCAAGACCCCGGCGTGTCCCGCGGGACCGCCTGCAGCCTCGGGCCACCGCCGCAGGGCAG ACTCTGCAGAGCTCCTCCTGAcctcccccctgcctgcccccatgAAGAAAACCAACCTGTGGTTCTTGGAGCGTCTTCGGGGATCTGGGGAGAACGTCCCTCCTGGGAGTGAGGCTGGAGACAAGACTTCCAAGGGGCCCCTGTACAGCAATGTGCTCACTCCCGACAAGATCCCTGACTTCTTCATACCCCCCAAGCTGCCCGCTGGCCCCACGGAGCCCGAGGGGCCGGCTGAGCTGGGCCCCACCtcctcagagcagagcctggcctCAGGGACACCCCGACGAGCCCCCCGGAGCCCCCGGCTGCCCGCCAAGTTGGCAGCTGAGAGCAAGAGCCTGCTGAAGGCAGCCACGAGGCATGTGATCCAGATCGAGAGCGCAGAGGACTGGCCGCCTGAGGAGGCTGCCACCAACGCTGACCCCCAGGCCCAGGGCGCCATGTCCCTGCCCTCCGTGCCCAAGGCTCAGACGTCCTACGGCTTTGCCACGCTGGCAGAGAGCCCCCACACGCGGCGTAAGGAGTCCCTGTTCCACAGCGAGCACGGAGCCCTGGCCCAGGTGGGCTCCCCAGGTGCCGGGCGCCGTCGGGGGGGCGCCAAAGCCAATGGGGGCGATGGGGTGCCAAGGGAGGCTGGTGGGGCCCTCATGAGCCCCAGCCGCTACTTCAGCGGTGGGGAGAGTGACACGGGGTCCTCTGCCGAGTCCTCCCCTTTCGGGTCCCCTCTGCTGTCGCGCTCCGTGTCTCTGCTGAGAGGGTTCGCCCAGGACAGCCAGGCCAAAGTGAGCCAGCTCAAGCACTCCGCGGGCCTGCCCGGCTCCCTGTCTGCTGAGGACAGTGCTCCAGACACCAGCCCCAGGGCTCGGCGCCGCCTGGCCCGCAGGCCCACCCCCGAGCCAGGGCCGGAGCCCGGCCAGGCGCCCCGTGCTGAGCACGCCGTCCCGATGGGCCCCCGGGGCAGCGTGCGGCTGCTCGCGGAGTATGAGGCCGCCCAGGCCCGCCTGCGGGTGCGCCTGCTGGCCGCCGAGGGCCTCTACGACCACCTCTGTGACGCCCGCTCCATCAACTGCTGCGTGGGGCTgtgcctggtccctggcaagCTGCAGAAGCAGCGCAGCACCATCATCAAGAACAGCCACCACCCCGTCTTCAACGAGGACTTCTTCTTCGATGGCCTGGGGCCGGCCAGCGTCCGCAAACTGGCCCTCAGGATCAAGGTGGTGAACAAGGGCGGCAGCCTCAAGCGGGACGCGCTGCTTGGGGAGAAGGAGCTGCCCCTGACCTCGCTGCTCCCCTTCTTGTAA
- the LOC116568556 gene encoding uncharacterized protein LOC116568556, whose protein sequence is MGFFTRLFPRTPASKVFKSQSRPHTTSLLTTQDAFLTDIHNINNHTKACDMNTLIPKYPACAHFSQLSLQKPFMASLGESGSKVGRCPRLVPPLPGEASAVCQAVRLAFASSSPLAASLLCTKTFRASQSLGRSRFPSQELKTLTSPPSPTCFAGLHVGPSKSLQAFAHAGPAPWNASPRSVQPPCTRAPSFPCPTLPLPARPVGVPSAASQTRMLLCPFPAAAQFLDGQSILPQTGSSPRTGTASFLLCGNILELVLPGAKHRAAVSISRKHGQVNAYLPAQPFRLTSTPGVEAEPASGGERKEEREGRRKRGAARRATL, encoded by the exons ATGGGGTTTTTCACACGGCTGTTTCCCAGAACCCCCGcttcaaaagtttttaaaagtcaatcCAGACCTCACACCACTTCTCTTCTAACCAC tcaGGACGCATTTTTAACTGACATCCATAATATCAACAACCACACTAAAGCCTGTGACATGAACACTTTAATACCCAAATACCCAGCCTGTGCTCACTTTTCCCAGCTGTCCCTCCAAAAGCCTTTCATGGCCAGTTTAGGTGAATCGGGATCCAAAGTGGGGCGCTGTCCTCGGCTTGTCCCTCCTCTTCCTGGAGAGGCGTCTGCTGTCTGCCAGGCTGTCCGCCTTGCCTTTGCCAGTTCAAGCCCCTTGGCCGCCTCCCTTCTGTGCACGAAAACCTTCCGTGCTTCCCAGTCCCTGGGAAGGTCCAGATTCCCAAGCCAAGAACTGAAGACTCTGACCTCTCCTCCTTCACCTACCTGCTTTGCTGGGCTACACGTGGGTCCCTCGAAGAGCCTCCAGGCCTTTGCCCACGCAGGGCCCGCTCCCTGGAATGCCTCTCCCCGCTCCGTCCAGCCCCCCTGCACTCGAGCGCCATCCTTCCCTTGCCCGACCCTCCCACTCCCAGCCAGGCCGGTGGGGGTCCCGTCCGCAGCCTCCCAAACCCGCATGCTCCTTTGCCCTTTCCCAGCCGCAGCACAGTTTCTGGATGGACAGTCGATTCTCCCCCAGACTGGGAGCAGCCCGAGGACGGGCACCGCATCTTTCTTGCTCTGTGGCAATATTCTTGAGCTTGTCCTACCCGGTGCGAAGCACAGGGCGGCCGTCAGTATTAGCCGAAAGCATGGACAGGTGAACGCTTACCTGCCCGCCCAGCCCTTCAGGCTCACGTCCACCCCAGGGGTCGAGGCCGAGCCCGCCAGCGgcggggagagaaaggaggagcgAGAAGGAAGGCGGAAGCGCGGGGCTGCGCGGCGCGCGACATTATAA
- the THEG gene encoding testicular haploid expressed gene protein isoform X2, translated as MGDLRQSSLHHHHSSEAEGGPHRGQDNGVLGTGAQDTVSGSRRATDAGKLRFEDQEEEALPEEATGGEVPSPQKQDVALVPLDGGPEKDLDEGVSEMSRLSTSQRFPSISSVGGRKRRRLLELAKPKTNWQVLKDRPSVYWTERFLEDTTLTITVPEVSRRVEELARPKRFYSEYYNNNRITPIWPVPRSSLEHHASSRLRELAAPRIRNNIWSINMSEVSQVSRAAQMAIPSPRILRLAEPRSPATLLEEWDPMPKPKPHVSDYNRLLHLATPKAQSNQCVPDRDPRWEVLDVTKKAVASPRIISLAKPKVRKDLNEGYDPYHISPACLAARASPRLYELATPKSVTKKA; from the exons ATGGGGGACCTGAGGCAGAGTTCACTTCACCACCACCACAGCTCGGAGGCCGAAGGTGGCCCCCACAGGGGACAGGACAATGGTGTCCTGGGCACGGGCGCCCAGGACACGGTGTCTGGGAGCCGACGGGCCACAGACGCCGGGAAGCTGAGATTTGAAGACCAGGAGGAGGAGGCTCTTCCAGAGGAGGCGACTGGGGGAGAAGTCCCTAGCCCCCAGAAGCAAGATGTGGCCCTCGTGCCCCTGGATGGGGGTCCGGAGAAGGACTTGGACGAGGGCGTCTCTGAGATGAG CCGGCTGTCTACCTCCCAGAGGTTCCCCAGCATCTCCTCCgttggaggcaggaagaggaggaggctcTTGGAGCTGGCAAAGCCCAAGACCAACTGGCAAGTCTTGAAAGACAG GCCTTCTGTGTACTGGACGGAGAGGTTTCTCGAAGACACCACCCTCACCATCACAGTGCCGG AGGTGTCCCGTCGAGTGGAGGAACTGGCTCGACCTAAAAGGTTCTACTCGGAGTATTACAACAACAACAG GATCACCCCCATCTGGCCCGTTCCCCGGTCTTCCCTGGAGCACCACGCTTCCAGTCGCCTGAGGGAACTGGCCGCCCCGAGGATCCGGAATAACATTTGGAGCATAAACATGTCTGAG GTGTCCCAGGTCTCCAGGGCAGCCCAGATGGCCATCCCCAGCCCGAGGATCCTACGGCTGGCGGAGCCCAGGTCCCCGGCCACCCTGTTGGAAGAGTGGGACCCCATGCCCAAACCCAAGCCGCACGTGTCCGATTACAATCGTCTCCTTCACTTAGCCA CACCCAAGGCCCAGTCCAACCAGTGTGTTCCTGACCGAGATCCGCGCTGGGAGGTGCTGGACGTCACCAAGAAGGCAGTGGCCAGTCCCCGGATCATCTCCCTGGCCAAGCCCAAAGTGCGCAAGGACCTCAA
- the THEG gene encoding testicular haploid expressed gene protein isoform X1 — translation MGDLRQSSLHHHHSSEAEGGPHRGQDNGVLGTGAQDTVSGSRRATDAGKLRFEDQEEEALPEEATGGEVPSPQKQDVALVPLDGGPEKDLDEGVSEMSRLSTSQRFPSISSVGGRKRRRLLELAKPKTNWQVLKDRMGCCCKGYAWVSPCKRNLQFCVYWPSVYWTERFLEDTTLTITVPEVSRRVEELARPKRFYSEYYNNNRITPIWPVPRSSLEHHASSRLRELAAPRIRNNIWSINMSEVSQVSRAAQMAIPSPRILRLAEPRSPATLLEEWDPMPKPKPHVSDYNRLLHLATPKAQSNQCVPDRDPRWEVLDVTKKAVASPRIISLAKPKVRKDLNEGYDPYHISPACLAARASPRLYELATPKSVTKKA, via the exons ATGGGGGACCTGAGGCAGAGTTCACTTCACCACCACCACAGCTCGGAGGCCGAAGGTGGCCCCCACAGGGGACAGGACAATGGTGTCCTGGGCACGGGCGCCCAGGACACGGTGTCTGGGAGCCGACGGGCCACAGACGCCGGGAAGCTGAGATTTGAAGACCAGGAGGAGGAGGCTCTTCCAGAGGAGGCGACTGGGGGAGAAGTCCCTAGCCCCCAGAAGCAAGATGTGGCCCTCGTGCCCCTGGATGGGGGTCCGGAGAAGGACTTGGACGAGGGCGTCTCTGAGATGAG CCGGCTGTCTACCTCCCAGAGGTTCCCCAGCATCTCCTCCgttggaggcaggaagaggaggaggctcTTGGAGCTGGCAAAGCCCAAGACCAACTGGCAAGTCTTGAAAGACAG GATGGGGTGCTGCTGTAAGGGCTATGCCTGGGTGTCCCCGTGCAAGAGGAACTTGCAGTTCTGTGTCTACTG GCCTTCTGTGTACTGGACGGAGAGGTTTCTCGAAGACACCACCCTCACCATCACAGTGCCGG AGGTGTCCCGTCGAGTGGAGGAACTGGCTCGACCTAAAAGGTTCTACTCGGAGTATTACAACAACAACAG GATCACCCCCATCTGGCCCGTTCCCCGGTCTTCCCTGGAGCACCACGCTTCCAGTCGCCTGAGGGAACTGGCCGCCCCGAGGATCCGGAATAACATTTGGAGCATAAACATGTCTGAG GTGTCCCAGGTCTCCAGGGCAGCCCAGATGGCCATCCCCAGCCCGAGGATCCTACGGCTGGCGGAGCCCAGGTCCCCGGCCACCCTGTTGGAAGAGTGGGACCCCATGCCCAAACCCAAGCCGCACGTGTCCGATTACAATCGTCTCCTTCACTTAGCCA CACCCAAGGCCCAGTCCAACCAGTGTGTTCCTGACCGAGATCCGCGCTGGGAGGTGCTGGACGTCACCAAGAAGGCAGTGGCCAGTCCCCGGATCATCTCCCTGGCCAAGCCCAAAGTGCGCAAGGACCTCAA